Proteins from one Nyctibius grandis isolate bNycGra1 chromosome 2, bNycGra1.pri, whole genome shotgun sequence genomic window:
- the POLR1D gene encoding protein POLR1D, whose translation MEEDPELERKAVEELLKEAKRGRTRAETMGAMGWLKCPLAGTNKRFLINTIKNTLPSQKEQDQEREQKEDSKEPEPNKSRKEEKPKKRRIHPYTPSFQSRRGVSYSPPRYRNRNQHAKDKHEKRSSKR comes from the exons ATGGAGGAGGACCCGGAGCTGGAGAG gaAGGCTGTGGAAGAGTTACTTAAAGAAGCAAAACGTGGGAGAACCAGAGCTGAAACAATGGGAGCTATGGGTTG GCTGAAATGTCCTCTTGCTGGTacaaataaaagatttcttATTAATACCATCAAAAACACATTACCATCTCAAAAAGAACAAGACCAAGAACGTGAGCAAAAGGAAGACAGTAAGGAGCCGGAGCCaaacaaaagcaggaaagaagaaaaaccaaagaaacGCAGAATTCACCCATATACACCCAGCTTTCAGTCCAGAAGGGGAGTCAGCTACTCTCCTCCAAGGTACCGAAACAGGAACCAGCACGCAAAGGATAAGCATGAAAAGCGATCAAGCAAACGATGA